A single window of Dermochelys coriacea isolate rDerCor1 chromosome 2, rDerCor1.pri.v4, whole genome shotgun sequence DNA harbors:
- the EVX1 gene encoding homeobox even-skipped homolog protein 1 isoform X2, with translation MEPRKDMVMFLEGGQLGTLVGKRVSNLSEAVGSPVQEPQDKMIHRSCLSPRSGPLSSRERGGGEEEVEVLPGTGTVPESRSAAAAALLSAGQQLASEPLSSKGQQSSSDTESDFYEEIEVSCTPDCATGNAEYQPSKGPCSEALAGGSPSSGGEPPKCSGGSGGSQGSLACNASDQMRRYRTAFTREQIARLEKEFYRENYVSRPRRCELAAALNLPETTIKVWFQNRRMKDKRQRLAMTWPHPADPAFYTYMMSHAAATGNLPYPFPSHLPLPYYSHMGIGATSASAATPFSTPLRPLDTFRVLSHPYPRPELLCAFRHPSLYPAPTHGLSSAGGSPCSCLACHSSQSNGLAQRPSGSDFTCSATTRTDSFLTFTPSVLSKATSVSMDQREEVPLTR, from the exons ATGGAACCCAGAAAGGATATGGTGATGTTTCTGGAAGGAGGTCAACTTGGCACTCTTGTTGGCAAGAGAGTCTCTAATTTGTCAGAAGCAGTGGGAAGCCCAGTCCAAGAACCGCAGGACAAGATGATCCATCGGAGTTGCCTGAGCCCCAGATCTGGCCCCTTATCCTCccgggaaaggggaggaggagaggaggaggtggaagtgctgccagggacagggacGGTCCCGGAGAGTCGCTCGGcggctgcagcagctctgctctCGGCCGGACAGCAGCTCGCCTCGGAGCCCCTCTCTAGCAAAGGGCAACAGAGCAGCTCGGACACCGAGTCGGATTTCTATGAGGAAATCGAGGTGAGCTGCACCCCGGACTGCGCCACGGGAAACGCCGAGTACCAGCCCAGCAAAG GGCCGTGCTCGGAGGCTTTGGCCGGTGGCAgccccagcagcgggggggagccCCCCAAATGCAGCGGAGGCAGCGGCGGCTCCCAGGGGTCGCTGGCCTGCAACGCCAGCGATCAGATGCGCCGCTACCGTACCGCCTTCACCCGCGAGCAGATAGCCCGGCTGGAGAAGGAATTCTACCGGGAGAACTACGTGTCCAGGCCCAGAAGATGTGAACTGGCAGCTGCTTTAAATCTGCCAGAAACCACCATCAAG GTCTGGTTCCAGAACCGCAGGATGAAGGACAAGAGGCAGCGTTTGGCCATGACCTGGCCTCACCCAGCAGATCCGGCTTTTTACACGTACATGATGAGTCATGCAGCGGCAACTGGCAATCTTCCCTACCCCTTCCCATCCCACCTGCCCCTTCCTTACTACTCCCACATGGGCATTGGTGCCACCTCGGCCTCTGCTGCCACCCCGTTCAGTACCCCTCTGAGACCACTTGACACCTTTAGGGTCCTCTCTCATCCTTACCCTAGACCAGAACTGCTTTGTGCATTCAGGCATCCTTCTCTTTACCCTGCCCCAACTCATGGACTCAGTAGTGCTGGAGGCAGCCCTTGCTCATGCTTGGCTTGCCATAGCAGCCAGTCCAATGGACTGGCACAGAGACCTTCAGGATCAGACTTTACCTGTTCAGCCACAACCAGGACTGACTCTTTTCTCACTTTCACACCCTCCGTGCTGAGCAAAGCAACCTCAGTATCCATGGACCAGCGGGAAGAAGTACCTTTAACAAGATAA
- the EVX1 gene encoding homeobox even-skipped homolog protein 1 isoform X1, with product MEPRKDMVMFLEGGQLGTLVGKRVSNLSEAVGSPVQEPQDKMIHRSCLSPRSGPLSSRERGGGEEEVEVLPGTGTVPESRSAAAAALLSAGQQLASEPLSSKGQQSSSDTESDFYEEIEVSCTPDCATGNAEYQPHCAGPCSEALAGGSPSSGGEPPKCSGGSGGSQGSLACNASDQMRRYRTAFTREQIARLEKEFYRENYVSRPRRCELAAALNLPETTIKVWFQNRRMKDKRQRLAMTWPHPADPAFYTYMMSHAAATGNLPYPFPSHLPLPYYSHMGIGATSASAATPFSTPLRPLDTFRVLSHPYPRPELLCAFRHPSLYPAPTHGLSSAGGSPCSCLACHSSQSNGLAQRPSGSDFTCSATTRTDSFLTFTPSVLSKATSVSMDQREEVPLTR from the exons ATGGAACCCAGAAAGGATATGGTGATGTTTCTGGAAGGAGGTCAACTTGGCACTCTTGTTGGCAAGAGAGTCTCTAATTTGTCAGAAGCAGTGGGAAGCCCAGTCCAAGAACCGCAGGACAAGATGATCCATCGGAGTTGCCTGAGCCCCAGATCTGGCCCCTTATCCTCccgggaaaggggaggaggagaggaggaggtggaagtgctgccagggacagggacGGTCCCGGAGAGTCGCTCGGcggctgcagcagctctgctctCGGCCGGACAGCAGCTCGCCTCGGAGCCCCTCTCTAGCAAAGGGCAACAGAGCAGCTCGGACACCGAGTCGGATTTCTATGAGGAAATCGAGGTGAGCTGCACCCCGGACTGCGCCACGGGAAACGCCGAGTACCAGCC CCACTGTGCAGGGCCGTGCTCGGAGGCTTTGGCCGGTGGCAgccccagcagcgggggggagccCCCCAAATGCAGCGGAGGCAGCGGCGGCTCCCAGGGGTCGCTGGCCTGCAACGCCAGCGATCAGATGCGCCGCTACCGTACCGCCTTCACCCGCGAGCAGATAGCCCGGCTGGAGAAGGAATTCTACCGGGAGAACTACGTGTCCAGGCCCAGAAGATGTGAACTGGCAGCTGCTTTAAATCTGCCAGAAACCACCATCAAG GTCTGGTTCCAGAACCGCAGGATGAAGGACAAGAGGCAGCGTTTGGCCATGACCTGGCCTCACCCAGCAGATCCGGCTTTTTACACGTACATGATGAGTCATGCAGCGGCAACTGGCAATCTTCCCTACCCCTTCCCATCCCACCTGCCCCTTCCTTACTACTCCCACATGGGCATTGGTGCCACCTCGGCCTCTGCTGCCACCCCGTTCAGTACCCCTCTGAGACCACTTGACACCTTTAGGGTCCTCTCTCATCCTTACCCTAGACCAGAACTGCTTTGTGCATTCAGGCATCCTTCTCTTTACCCTGCCCCAACTCATGGACTCAGTAGTGCTGGAGGCAGCCCTTGCTCATGCTTGGCTTGCCATAGCAGCCAGTCCAATGGACTGGCACAGAGACCTTCAGGATCAGACTTTACCTGTTCAGCCACAACCAGGACTGACTCTTTTCTCACTTTCACACCCTCCGTGCTGAGCAAAGCAACCTCAGTATCCATGGACCAGCGGGAAGAAGTACCTTTAACAAGATAA